A single window of Solanum dulcamara chromosome 5, daSolDulc1.2, whole genome shotgun sequence DNA harbors:
- the LOC129890668 gene encoding uncharacterized protein LOC129890668 produces MLDYEVTNGLTRENINPYKIPFLDEAQSRSTKVSRKSLQKRVLQKKKFSYQIFKFSNLALQIISQNEIYNYSRPQFAWNQRSIERVRSKMRYYNPFKSLPSSTQQLSLLCLLSLDNCKLTKDVSMIGTLNKLEILTLRMSEITSLHGKFCKLERATDFTHYIISSIVAPNWEKFDICVSDSRNRRFAYATQGVSFTRVLATGVKLEAFPEWFRQAVAGKVEKLSYQLCENLSNILEEYHHGNFDVVKSLYVDQCADVAQLIKLGNGSLNQPVFPQLEKLNIHHMQKIRRTLEVGEGPNLKDSLLPPNLIQRRPNLEEVQVTGTSIKAVFGFDGLTVHGGQLRKLKKLTLHNLSQLTNLWKGPSELVMFHRLEVVKVSQCENLRYIFPYAVCDYLCHLQVVWLEDCSSFEKTIGGHTDENGVHEVPESITLPRLTTLRLRLLPHLTDFYIQEAYLRCPELQRLHKQDCERLRTNLSDYYSDQEIQEKKSS; encoded by the exons ATGCTGGATTATGAAGTTACAAATGGTCTCACAAGAGAAAACATTAATCCATACAAGATTCCATTTCTGGATGAAGCACAGAGCAGATCTACTAAGGTTTCCAGGAAATCCTTGCAGAAGAGAGTGTTGCAGAAAAAAAAGTTCTCTTaccaaatttttaaattttcaaatctaGCACTTCAAATTATAAGTCAAAATGAGATTTACAATTACAGCCGACCACAATTTGCTTGGAATCAAAGAAGCATCGAGAGAGTCAGAAGCAAGATGCGATATTATAATCCTTTCAAGTCCTTACCCTCCTCAACTCAGCAGTTGTCACTTCTTTGCCTACTCTCTTTGGATAATTGCAAATTGACAAAAGATGTATCTATGATTGGAACACTTAACAAGCTTGAAATTTTAACTCTAAGAATGTCAGAGATCACATCACTGCACGGTAAGTTTTGCAAACTTGAAAGAGCTACGGATTTTACACATTACATTATCTCTTCAAT TGTTGCTCCTAATTGGGAGAAATTTGATATATGTGTTAGTGATTCAAGGAACCGCAGGTTTGCCTACGCAACACAAGGGGTTTCATTTACTAGAGTGTTGGCCACTGGTGTGAAGTTGGAAGCATTTCCAGAATGGTTTAGGCAGGCTGTAGCAGGAAAAGTGGAGAAGCTGAGCTACCAATTATGCGAGAATTTGAGCAATATTCTAGAAGAATACCATCATGGAAATTTTGATGTAGTGAAATCTCTTTATGTAGACCAATGCGCTGACGTTGCCCAATTGATAAAATTGGGAAATGGATCACTAAATCAACCAGTATTCCCTCAACTAGAGAAGCTGAATATTCACCACATGCAAAAGATCAGAAG GACTCTGGAGGTCGGAGAGGGTCCTAATTTGAAAGATTCACTCCTTCCTCCTAATTTAATTCAAAGAAGGCCAAATCTTGAAGAAGTTCAGGTAACAGGGACCTCAATCAAGGCTGTGTTTGGATTTGACGGCCTCACAGTCCATGGTGGACAATTAAGGAAGTTGAAGAAATTGACACTGCACAATCTCTCTCAACTAACTAACCTATGGAAGGGTCCTAGTGAATTAGTTATGTTCCACAGGCTAGAAGTTGTTAAAGTGTCACAATGTGAAAACCTCAGGTATATCTTCCCTTACGCCGTTTGTGATTACCTTTGTCATTTACAAGTAGTATGGCTAGAAGATTGCAGTAGCTTCGAGAAAACGATAGGTGGCCACACAGATGAAAATGGAGTTCATGAAGTACCGGAAAGCATAACTCTCCCAAGACTAACTACTTTGAGGCTTCGACTTCTACCACATCTCACTGATTTCTACATTCAAGAAGCATACTTACGTTGCCCTGAATTGCAAAGACTGCATAAACAGGATTGCGAAAGATTGAGAACTAACCTCTCTGATTACTATAGTGATCAGGAAATCCAAGAGAAGAAGAGCAGTTGA
- the LOC129888383 gene encoding EG45-like domain containing protein, translating into MSSPLTLLLQWLSFFLIFCQIFYASQADLGTASQYSPPYTPSACYGSDSTQFPSSNFFAAASEGIWDDGAACGRQYLISCISSVLPKACKSGETIQIKIVDRAQNLTSTSTKQRTTMILSNAALAAIADSNAPSLNIDFRQV; encoded by the exons ATGTCAAGCCCTTTAACTCTTCTTCTGCAATGGCTGTCCTTCTTCCTAATATTCTGTCAAATCTTTTATGCATCTCAAGCTGATTTGGGAACAGCAAGCCAGTATAGCCCACCATACACAC CTAGTGCATGTTATGGGAGTGATTCAACACAATTCCCATCAAGCAACTTTTTTGCAGCAGCTAGTGAAGGTATTTGGGACGATGGAGCTGCCTGTGGAAGACAATATTTGATAAGTTGCATTAGCTCTGTTTTGCCCAAAGCTTGTAAATCAGGAGAGACTATTCAGATCAAAATAGTTGATCGCGCACAAAATCTAACTTCAACCTCAACAAAACAAAGAACCACTATGATCCTTTCTAATGCCGCTCTTGCTGCAATTGCTGATTCCAATGCCCCTTCTCTTAACATCGATTTTCGACA GGTCTAG